atgtatgtgtttgaaaTCATTTAACATAGGAAAgtacctcagaaataaacttcaaATCTTTGGTTGTTACTCCAACTCCAAAACACCAATCTATTTTCATTCATCACATTACTAGACAGACTAACATTGACAATGTAGTCAGGTGGATCATAGTTTAACTGCTAGACCATTGGCCAATTCTGCTAACTTTTAAAATGACCACAGCTTGCACAGTGCCAAGGTGATGGAGAGGGCTACACACCAGAGGGGTATACTATCATCTTTGCCTTCTGAGTGTACAGTCCAGATCTTACTACATTACAAGACCAGGCATATTATACTTTATTGACAAAGTATAGAATTTCAACAAGACAcacattaaattttattttattttatttccaataacaaagtttttatatatacatcaaaAGACGCCATGTCACCATGCTAGTCAATGAAAGGTCTCTGGTATAGTTCTGTTCATTTCTACTGGATATGGGTGACAAAATATCCCGGAACGAACATTCAAGACAGCTTTTCACTGGTGGACAGGGATGTCTAGTTATCCATTTCATTAGTCTCAGTGGCGCTGGCAATAGGTTTGTCATTGGTTTCACTCCAGGCAGTATTCTGAAAGATGTAAACAGACCAATATTAAATAACGTATTAAAATAGAGATAAACAAaatatgccaagtctttgtttgtaactagtagataaattacaaaagactgataaatgtgtaaaatatttgttttctcattttttttagcattttgcaaagtattgagttacaaacacagacttgctgtatgttattttaattcatttttcaagtaggaattaagccatgatgaaatagttttataaattaaaaatcccaatcctcatccatatggccactttaagagcTAGCTTGagaacaaaatgaatacaaacacTCAAATaagatacaaaaaaaatgttaggTGTGTGTCTTTGGATGGATATGGTGAAGGCTAATGAAagaatatcatatattatattacatatataccttGTTGGCAGAGTGGCTGTGATCGGTGACAAAGAGATCAGTGAATGCAATGGATCTGACTGAAGTACTGGCACTCTCAATATCAATGCCAGAACTGGATTGTACACAGTATGCCTCACATGTATCCTCTCTCAGTACGCCAACCtgaaatatggaaaaaatatgaaaaccaTACTGTCAATggtggtcaaatggttagagtgccAAGTTTGGAAATCTGCAGGTTTCAGTTTTGAGCCTCATCACTGCcaattgtttctgaatggctaattTGGGCAAGGTaatgaaccacaattgtgccctAGTTGATTGACCCAGCAAAATATGAAGATTATGAATGAAttgatttgattaaaatctgatcaagGAAGTATTGCTTACTGTACTTGTTCTTTCAGTAATTCTTTGTATACACACTGAGTATTGCTCTCCAAAGGATATACAAAAGTAGACTCAAAGAAGAGTAGATGTAAACAACCATAACAccaagtctgtctgtctctgtcaatcggtgtgtgtgtgtgtgtgtgtgtgtgtgtgtgtgtgtgtgtgtgtgtgtgtgtgagtgtgtgtgtgtgtgtgtgtgtgtgtgtgtgtgtgtgtgtgtctgtatgtctctgtgtgtgtgtgtgtgtgtgtgtgtgtgtgtctgcctgtctcccTCCCTATCCCTACCCCAATCATTTCCTGAACTGTAGAAAAgattacattttagtcaattacCTGTGATGTCTTGAAGTGAAATGGGAAAGTCTTGTTTGATGCTGATGGTCTGCTGAGAATCAGAAAGATGAAGTGTCCATAGAACATGACAGCTCTCTCCATACCATTCACAACCTTTGCTCTATAAATAGAGTGAACAATATGACATCAGCTATATTATAGAGCTGAAGACTGAGATCAACTCTGACAGGAGGAGGAAAAGTATCAATATCATTCAACCTTAGAATCATGAGCATCATGGGGGGAAAACAACCATGCaaacctgccatcttgaatggtgcatgGTGGGAAATGTGGTATCATTCAATTGACAAATGTGAGCCAATCACTGTTGAAATAATCCAGTCACATGTTTTCaaactataaataaatgtaGTCCCGGTTTTTAAGATGCCTATACGAGAGGTAATATTTCACTGAACAACTTTTAGCCAATCAAATGTAGGAAGATATGGCAAATTAAGGCTTCTATACTTGTAAACATACACCCCAACAGTAATCTGTTTATTACTGCTGTCTAAAACTTACTGTCAGCTGGGACACAAAGACAGATAAATGAATGCAGACGAGTGTGGGTTATTAGATATTCCTATAGACCAGCCAAACTGTGCCAGTTGGCAGCAATAATTATAACTGGTATCTGGGCACTTTTACTCTATCAGTGTGTCctgtaagccaatttgatgcgccactgatgcacacaatttctagcgactcaccaaaatttggtgttcccctatctcttactatgtggtgactcacaagaaatcccaatttgtttgcattttgactcacaacaacaaaattcgGCAATCGTTAGAGGGCACTTTTACTCTAGATACATTGAATAATTACATGTTTTACTGACCTTAGCCATGGGTCCAATGCGTAGTTACATACAAAGATAGTCATGGGAGTTGCCAGCCACCAGATAGAAATGATGACACCAAAGGACACATAGAAGTGAACCTTCTTTCGTGTCACTTGTTCAACTGAGAAGAAGATCAGGAATCCTATGGGATaaacacaaagacaaaaatGATAAGGTCTGACCAATGACATGAATATATGATGTACTGCATGTAGGGTTGTGTCGTTCTAGTTGGTCACTCTGACAAATAACATGACGAATTCTTTGCATTAGCAGTTCAAGTGCGACtttcccgacttggtgagccagcaagtcgggtgtcataaaaattgtttgcatctctaaagctatttgcaatgtcactgataatgggtcagtacaactgatatgacattgagctttgcctgatgtgttatagCTGCacctgatgtgttatgtaagagtactttatcatatttgtaaatattgccaacaaacattattaagtgataagaaagataagaaaccccacttccttagcTAATGGCTCGATTCTGTAATGATGAATTTGAGACAAAGAATGAAAGATGACCTGACTTAAtatgtttatgtacattttgacaaaataaggaaatacaAAGGTTAGATATTGCAAGAATATACATTTTCGAATAGATATTTGAATGTCTTGGATCTTATTATGAGCACACTTCATCTTTCATTCTTTGTTACTTTCATTGAATGTATCATGTTCTGCTTTGCttaacaaaagttaaattcaaagAATATGTCTATGTCAATTTTAGCTGCATGATAATGGTAAGAATACATGTAGAAGATTGAACTGGCTATACTGTATATAAAAGATACACATCATAGAAAATATGTAGTGATACATTTCCAAACTGCTACTAGACTGTGTTCTTTACAAATGAACATAAATTTAGGCAAGCATCAAATCTGAACACGATTaagaacaaattgaaatatgGAATAGCTTCCATTTTCACAGTGGTCGACCTGAAAAGGCAAAATGCCAAGTTACTCATCCCAAAAGTAAACAGAACCCTTGGTTGTGTATAAAAAGTGTTTTACCAGCCATGATGAACGTATTTAATGCTGGCCAGTATGATGGCTTCTGTTTAGATTGATTTTAAATAAATAGTAACTTACCGATAACATTGAGTGCAACAATACCATATCCAGCAGGAGATTCATATTTGTAGAGTACATCCCTTGGGTCAAACAGTAATTCATCATAGGCATACAAAGCTATGTACGCAATTCCAAATACAGCCATAAACAGACAAATCCCTACAAAGTTGTGAGGTTTCAGGGTTTTCCTATATCAAAGGAGAAAAGTATGAAGTGAATcacaatttattatttattataccatgcattagccaagatgaacaaaaaatatggaatatatactccggtcattctatgtcacgacaatgcgtgtctatgtcactggttctgctgtgttcaaaatgtaaGTCAAAACTTGCTATTActtttccctgatttttctttgacatttctggcactggtataattatattattctcaaaaatatttgttcattcaattggaaaatactcgtgacctaagagttgtcactacgagtcgctactACCCTtatgtcatgagtattttccttggctgaacaaagaaaaatattgggtagtAACATCTAATTATCACTGAATTTGCATTTGTATATTAGGCGACACAACTAACTGATATTTTCAACATAATCAGAGTAGTTTTCCTGTCAAATTATAGTTAGATGATAAATGTGAACAGTTACAGCTATactagtgttttttttttaccttgagACAGTGAATCCTTTTCCAAGTAACATAATCATAAGAACAAATAGCATTATTCCAACAGCAGAGTCAAGGTCAgctgaaatataaattacaaaaaaaaaaaaattacataacaaTATTTATAGTTCAGTTTAGCCATTCAAAAATAGATTTTGGCTGAATGTGTGGGATCCTAGGGTTTcaagagtgagtgagtgagtattCTTTCCATGGACTTTTAGTACATAGTGTCAGTCTTAAATATGATAGCAGATTTTTTACTGGCTGTAATTTTTACTTAAATGGATGATCTTACAATGAGGAGTGGTTGGCCACCATGTCCATCTAATAGGATTTCTGATAAATTAATGCCTCTgcaactttttattttattttataaatcataTCTGCTCTAACTTACCAAAGATTTGTAATCCAGGTACTGCTACACCAGTCACAGCGTACTTGATGTAGCCAGCCAGTTTGAGTCCCAAACTTAGCCATTCAGCAATCACAGATCCAACAAACAGTTTATAGGTCAGGTGAAACATTCTCCGAGCTATCAGCTCCCCTATGAACAGTACAAAATGACAGTTtataatgatgacaatgatCAGTGTGAGACAAGTATAATAATGAGCAGTGTTTTTACTgaggttggggaaccctggaAGGGGGGATATGATAAAACTGACATAAGTTTCCAATACATTCTACATCATTTTTGTGGGGAACCTGACTTTGGGGAACTCacatagattttacctacttaatactgcccttaacaaacaCACTGATGAAACACAGAATGTGAAATAATTTCATGACaggtttttgttgtatttttaatgtCAATGAAAATACCAGAAAGTTACACCTCTGTAAATTAAAAGGATACAGTCAATGACTTAACAGCATAATGTATTCCTCTATCATTGTCATtagtatttgtaattatttctataaataataaatatccaCACAGATATAGAATAAACAATTTCCTGAAAAGCCTGATAATGTGCAAAATTAAGTCAAAAGTTTTAGCTGAGAGACCAACATccataaaaaaaacatagtgATACTAGTATGCATAATTCCctccccccacccaccccccaccccacccctccatCTTCAAGAGTTTGTTACCTGTATGTCAGGTGAGACTAAAATTATCTTCGATGTGTTGGCAATATTGCGAGATAGACAAACagatgaaatatatattcattactGTAACTCTATCATGGTTGTTTGGAAAAGCTGATGTTTTCggtcttatttacatatttcaatcaATTTTGGGCTAAAATATATTTGGTGGTACTTACTTGAGTAGTAACCAACCACTGACAACATTATCATGTACAGAATCAAAAATACCAGGTCAGTTTCCCAGATATCTAgtgagataaaaaaaacaaaaggtGTCATAGTTTGGCCGCTGGGGGTGCTGTTTGGAAGCAGCTCTACAATAGGAGAGTATCTACACCACTTGGTCGGAATTAAAACCTTTGAGCAAATATTTGTAGATTTGTACCCTGAAGGTGAAATCTGTACATTTCTATGAAAAATAATGATTGAACAGCACAGGAGAAATGGTTTCATACAGTATTGTGCCAATTTCACTCTCTGGGTACATGTCTACCAGTCTAGTTCCCATacggtattgttacgatttacacctccactcacagtgttgagggactttgacgtgaccagacatggtttagttagagaccacgttggcatccagactacatgtctacatgtactaTCATGGGACATGTCTTCCATAACCTCATTATAGACTAGATTTGACAAATGCAGTCAGAAAGCatcatgtgttttgtttttcagtcaGAGCCATGCACTCCTTCTAAAGGCAATAAGTTTAAACCATAACTACAAGAATAACAGGTATTGATCCCCATAGTACCTATAATGAGACTGTCcttccaaagaaaacaataggGTCATACCATAATTACAAGAATATAGGGGTGTGAAGATTTCTACTTACACCTTTCATCAGCTGAGAAGTGTTTATCCCATAAACTGTCACCATTAGTCATAGTCATATTGTAGTGAGCGTGAATTCCAGAGTCAAAGTCACAGTTAGATAGTACAATGTACCACCAACGTTCTCGGTTTGATAGTAGTTCAGCATGTCCTTTACAATGTatgttctgaaaatatttttaaaattatccATGTTATTGCtgttatgaatgaatgatattGAGGAGAGCTCAGGTAACCTGTTTcgatataatattttataattactgCTTTTTTACACAGCAATAGTTAAcgttaaagtgaccatatgaaTGACGAAATGgtcattggatatttattttggatttttaactcTTTAGACAACTCtactgtgtttttctactttaaaaaaaatgtgaaccaGCATCaaccaaatctgtgtttgtaacttaataaattacaaaaaaactaaaaagtgtgtacaataacaattatttaatacatttttgaatgttttgcaattttttgagtTATAAACAAAAATTTAGTACACATTGTATCACAGTGTTTTCAGGGGGGGCACGATGCCAGTCACGTGACACGCTATCGCGTCAGCGCAATGAAGCTCATTCAGTATTGATACACTGTCGAGTGCACTTCCTGCCTACGCCTAGCACTGTGTACTGCTGGATACAAATTCGCTGTTGACAACAGATTGACAAGGTACGTACATTTTCACGTTTCATACGTTTTAAATTcgtctttcctttatttttgccatcgtaatttattatgtgtactggTACCAAATCAGATCGAAAAGTATTCAGCGACGTGACCGTGTATACCGTACCGTACGTGTACATGCCGGCCTGcagttcattgtatttgtagttcGGTAGGTCGCGGTCGCgtttttaccaaaatgaaaaaaacacatGGATATTCCATTTTCTAGAATCAACTTCAAGGCAGCATTTGCTGGATACCTACAAGTCCATTGATAATTAATGACTGTGATAGTTGTGACATTCAACGTCCAGCAAGCGACGTCTACGTCTAGTACGCTAGTGTGCAAGCTCGAGGTCAGGTGATCAGTGCACTACGCCTGGCATAACGTATCGCACCCGGTCTAACGCCCATAAGTTTACGTTCTTTCTGCGTTCTCTGTCTTGCCGTACttactgaaaaatgaagtttcaCTCGTGtcgacaagtaaactatgtagttgtttaacatttttacatgtgtattgtttcagATACGTGCTGTTCCCAGTGAAATGAAACTGGTTGTGCCTTCGACGAATTTCTTGCAGAGAGTGTGAGGAGTACTCCCGTAAGAAATTTTATATGTGATCGCTGCATAATGTATCCAGGGTGGCCCTAGTTATACGACAATGACAcgaaaaaatgtattatataaaataaaataaaaatgtgagatttacggtgttttttttgtatttataacagcatttctggcaaagtggtttgttcgaaagtgtatggtactattactagtacaacgttacattaggggtagaccattcgatatcctgggggggggggggcttgggagattggtggagagtcattattttttttcccacctgcttgcctgagaattattttttttctccttcgcctatgctggcaactttttttttctttgcttctttgagatatccggattttttttacgtcaacgttgaacgcctacatttgttgccacaattttctgtttggttttcacacagggtaatacagagagtaaaaagatgttgttctatcacacacagattttatttagaaaactacatatttgatacatatttgattttcaattaaataaacatcactgacagtttttatgccatggtatgatgacacactgaaaatacaaatcggaaacttgattggtgagctcagacatttagatagaccggtcagtttctccagcttggggggatggggggtgtcagtgttattttccattgggccaacaaaaagtcactgaccccatgaataaagtttcatagcatctgacagtaagctgtagaggaagagctttgagactggaatatgtgtacctcttgtgtgagtgtgtgtgaatggggggggggggggttctagggccctggaggatttttacttctaaaggcaatgtttaggccattcacagacactttcagacaataattaagttcttttataaactatccaatagtaatagtatgaagat
This is a stretch of genomic DNA from Glandiceps talaboti chromosome 9, keGlaTala1.1, whole genome shotgun sequence. It encodes these proteins:
- the LOC144439891 gene encoding transmembrane protein 145-like, with protein sequence MTANNFARMSTILLIFLVLCLLPSYEGKYIEGHFETEKDFQFVDRFCFQPNERGRLEYDIKYPATLLFSDDNSQWPYIRKVGESMTCKEKQERIPKTTRGAMFLEDGRYGCQLETEEIYGDTVQNIHCKGHAELLSNRERWWYIVLSNCDFDSGIHAHYNMTMTNGDSLWDKHFSADERYIWETDLVFLILYMIMLSVVGYYSRELIARRMFHLTYKLFVGSVIAEWLSLGLKLAGYIKYAVTGVAVPGLQIFADLDSAVGIMLFVLMIMLLGKGFTVSRKTLKPHNFVGICLFMAVFGIAYIALYAYDELLFDPRDVLYKYESPAGYGIVALNVIGFLIFFSVEQVTRKKVHFYVSFGVIISIWWLATPMTIFVCNYALDPWLRAKVVNGMERAVMFYGHFIFLILSRPSASNKTFPFHFKTSQVGVLREDTCEAYCVQSSSGIDIESASTSVRSIAFTDLFVTDHSHSANKNTAWSETNDKPIASATETNEMDN